In one window of Eubalaena glacialis isolate mEubGla1 chromosome 13, mEubGla1.1.hap2.+ XY, whole genome shotgun sequence DNA:
- the SEC23B gene encoding protein transport protein Sec23B — MATYLEFIQQNEERDGVRFSWNVWPSSRLEATRMVVPLACILTPLKERPDLPPVQYEPVLCSRPTCKAILNPLCQVDYRAKLWACNFCFQRNQFPPAYAGISEVNQPAELMPQFSTVEYVIQRGAQSPLIFLYVVDTCLEEDDLQALKESLQMSLSLLPPDALVGLITFGRMVQVHELSCEGISKSYVFRGTKDLTAKQIQDMLGLTKPAVPVHPARPAQPQEHLSISSRFLQPIHKIDMNLTDLLGELQRDPWPVPQGKRPLRSTGVALSIAVGLLEGTFPNTGARIMLFIGGPPTQGPGMVVGDELKVPIRSWHDIEKDNARFTKKATKHYEMLANRAAANGHCVDIYACALDQTGLLEMKCCTNLTGGHMVMGDSFNTSLFKQTFQRIFSKDFNGNFRMAFGATLEVKTSRELKVAGAIGPCVSLNVKGPCVSENELGVGGTSQWKICGLDPTSTLGIYFEVINQHNAPIPQGGRGAIQFVTHYQHSSTQRRIRVTTIARNWADAQSQLKHIEAAFDQEAAAVLMARLGVFRAESEEGPDVLRWLDRQLIRLCQKFGQYTKEDPSSFRLSDSFSLYPQFMFHLRRSPFLQVFNNSPDESSYYRHHFARQDLTQSLIMIQPILYSYSFHGPPEPVLLDSSSILADRILLMDTFFQIVIYLGETIAQWQKAGYQDMPEYENFKHLLQAPLDDAQEILHARFPMPRYINTEHGGSQARFLLSKVNPSQTHNNLYAWGQETGAPILTDDVSLQVFMDHLKKLAVSSAC, encoded by the exons atgGCAACATACCTGGAATTCATTCAGCAGAATGAAGAACGCGATGGCGTGCGTTTTAGTTGGAATGTGTGGCCTTCCAGCCGTCTCGAGGCTACAAGAATGGTTGTTCCCCTGGCTTGTATCCTTACTCCTTTGAAAGAACGTCCAGACCTGCCCCCTGTACAGTATGAACCAGTGCTTTGCAGCAGGCCAACTTGCAAAGCCATTCTCAATCCACTTTG tcAGGTTGATTATCGAGCAAAGCTTTGGGCTTGTAATTTCTGTTTCCAAAGAAATCAG TTTCCTCCGGCTTATGCAGGTATATCTGAGGTGAATCAGCCTGCTGAATTGATGCCCCAGTTTTCTACAGTTGAGTACGTGATACAG CGAGGTGCTCAGTCCCCTCTGATCTTTCTCTACGTGGTGGACACATGCCTGGAAGAAGACGACCTCCAAGCACTCAAGGAATCCCTGCAGATGTCCCTGAGTCTCCTTCCTCCGGATGCGCTGGTGGGCTTGATCACGTTTGGGAGGATGGTGCAGGTCCATGAACTCAGCTGTGAGGGGATTTCCAAGAGTTATGTCTTCCGGGGGACGAAGGATTTAACTGCAAAGCAGATACAG GACATGCTGGGCCTGACCAAGCCTGCCGTGCCCGTGCACCCAGCGCGCCCGGCACAGCCGCAGGAGCACCTTTCCATTTCCAGCAG ATTTCTGCAGCCCATTCACAAGATCGACATGAACCTCACTGATCTTCTTGGGGAGCTGCAGAGGGACCCATGGCCCGTACCTCAGGGGAAGAGACCGTTGCGATCCACTGGCGTTGCTTTGTCCATTGCTGTTGGCTTGTTGGAG GGCACTTTTCCAAACACGGGAGCCAGGATTATGCTGTTTATTGGGGGTCCCCCTACCCAAGGACCTGGCATGGTGGTTGGAGATGAACTAAAGGTTCCTATTCGTTCCTGGCACGATATTGAGAAAGATAACGCCCGCTTCACGAAAAAGGCAACCAAG CACTATGAGATGCTTGCTAACCGAGCTGCTGCAAACGGTCACTGCGTTGATATTTACGCTTGTGCCCTTGATCAGACTGGACTTCTGGAGATGAAGTGCTGCACAAACCTTACTGG aGGCCACATGGTGATGGGAGATTCTTTCAACACCTCTCTCTTCAAGCAGACATTCCAAAGAATTTTTAGTAAAGATTTTAATGGCAATTTCCGAATGGCATTTGGTGCTACGTTGGAAGTAAAG ACCTCGCGGGAACTGAAGGTTGCCGGAGCCATCGGCCCTTGTGTGTCTCTGAACGTGAAAGGACCGTGTGTGTCAGAAAAC GAGCTTGGTGTCGGTGGCACGAGTCAGTGGAAAATCTGTGGCCTGGATCCCACATCTACGCTCGGCATCTACTTTGAAGTAATCAATCAG CACAACGCCCCGATCCCGCAGGGGGGCCGCGGCGCCATCCAGTTTGTCACGCACTATCAGCACTCCAGCACCCAGCGGCGCATCCGCGTGACCACCATCGCCCGCAA TTGGGCAGATGCACAGAGTCAGCTCAAACACATCGAAGCAGCGTTTGACCAGGAGGCTGCAGCGGTCCTGATGGCGCGGCTGGGAGTGTTCCGAGCGGAGTCGGAGGAGGGGCCGGATGTGCTCCGGTGGCTGGACCGACAGCTCATCCGACTG TGTCAGAAGTTTGGACAGTATACCAAAGAAGACCCCTCATCTTTTAGGTTATCAGATTCCTTCTCTCTATATCCTCAG TTCATGTTCCATCTGAGGAGGTCTCCATTTCTTCAAGTCTTCAACAACAGCCCTGATGAGTCGTCGTATTATCGACACCACTTTGCCCGACAGGACCTAACCCAGTCCCTCATCATGATCCAGCCCATCCTCTACTCCTATTCCTTCCACGGGCCTCCAGAG CCTGTGCTCCTGGACAGTAGCAGCATTCTAGCTGACAGAATTTTGCTGATGGACACATTCTTCCAAATTGTCATTTATCTTGGTGAG ACCATAGCCCAGTGGCAGAAAGCGGGCTACCAGGACATGCCTGAGTACGAAAACTTCAAGCACCTTCTGCAGGCACCCCTGGACGATGCTCAGGAGATCCTGCACGCGCGCTTCCCCATGCCGCGGTACATCAACACGGAGCACGGAGGCAGCCAG gctcGATTCCTTTTGTCCAAAGTGAATCCATCTCAAACACACAATAACCTGTATGCTTGGGGACAG